From one Rosa rugosa chromosome 4, drRosRugo1.1, whole genome shotgun sequence genomic stretch:
- the LOC133745919 gene encoding cadmium-induced protein AS8 isoform X1, producing MNTKIKTCTLIFMAGDKMIIKGVFRRYERWNPVHPTSGAFWGLGIGIGCGVGWGPGFGPEVIGYVGAGCGVGFSVGFTLLGVGIGLPANWLYTVPYQAVMAARSSALRLGRPPGLVFSKSIAGESWDKIAPCVIGLQREASGRLSSFTQHLVEGVESIDVKSRLSDNSKTVCDGLTAFGERIFHFPKGSKD from the exons ATGAACACAAAGATTAAAACTTGCACACTCATTTTCATGGCAGGAGATAAAATGATTATAAAAGGAGTGTTCAGGAGGTATGAAAGATGGAACCCAGTGCACCCAACCTCTGGAGCATTTTGGGGTTTGGGAATAGGCATTGGTTGTGGTGTTGGATGGGGTCCTGGTTTTGGGCCTGAAGTGATTGGCTATGTTGGAGCTGGCTGTGGTGTTGGCTTCAGTGTTGGTTTCACTCTGCTTGGTGTTGGTATTGGTCTTCCTGCAAATTGGCTCTACACTGTTCCTTATCAGG CTGTTATGGCAGCAAGAAGTAGTGCATTGAGGCTTGGTAGACCTCCTGGTCTTGTTTTCTCCAAAAGTATAGCGGGAGAGAGTTGGGATAAAATAGCACCGTGTGTCATAGGGCTGCAAAGAGAAGCCAGTGGAAGATTGTCTAGCTTCACACAACATCTTGTGGAAGGAGTCGAGTCAATTGATGTCAAGAGTCGGCTAAGTGACAATAGTAAGACCGTTTGTGATGGTTTAACAGCGTTTGGTGAACGCATCTTTCACTTTCCTAAAG GTTCCAAAGATTGA
- the LOC133745919 gene encoding cadmium-induced protein AS8 isoform X2: MIIKGVFRRYERWNPVHPTSGAFWGLGIGIGCGVGWGPGFGPEVIGYVGAGCGVGFSVGFTLLGVGIGLPANWLYTVPYQAVMAARSSALRLGRPPGLVFSKSIAGESWDKIAPCVIGLQREASGRLSSFTQHLVEGVESIDVKSRLSDNSKTVCDGLTAFGERIFHFPKGSKD; encoded by the exons ATGATTATAAAAGGAGTGTTCAGGAGGTATGAAAGATGGAACCCAGTGCACCCAACCTCTGGAGCATTTTGGGGTTTGGGAATAGGCATTGGTTGTGGTGTTGGATGGGGTCCTGGTTTTGGGCCTGAAGTGATTGGCTATGTTGGAGCTGGCTGTGGTGTTGGCTTCAGTGTTGGTTTCACTCTGCTTGGTGTTGGTATTGGTCTTCCTGCAAATTGGCTCTACACTGTTCCTTATCAGG CTGTTATGGCAGCAAGAAGTAGTGCATTGAGGCTTGGTAGACCTCCTGGTCTTGTTTTCTCCAAAAGTATAGCGGGAGAGAGTTGGGATAAAATAGCACCGTGTGTCATAGGGCTGCAAAGAGAAGCCAGTGGAAGATTGTCTAGCTTCACACAACATCTTGTGGAAGGAGTCGAGTCAATTGATGTCAAGAGTCGGCTAAGTGACAATAGTAAGACCGTTTGTGATGGTTTAACAGCGTTTGGTGAACGCATCTTTCACTTTCCTAAAG GTTCCAAAGATTGA